One part of the Eucalyptus grandis isolate ANBG69807.140 chromosome 10, ASM1654582v1, whole genome shotgun sequence genome encodes these proteins:
- the LOC104423030 gene encoding phospholipase D alpha 4 encodes MEGKNRLLHGTLEATIFHATTYTPFFPLSCILAYGRPVHVTIKINNETVAKTSEKRDRIWNQTFRILCAHPFNSAITITMRASCVILGKIHIQADQLLNEASLIHGDLPLQMENGQQNEKLKLQLMLWFKPAEIEPSWSKILADGKFSGLRNATFPQRSNCQVTLYQDAHHLSGFNPPFGFCWTPRRLWEDIFEAIEGAKHLIYIASWSLNPNMVLVRNPETSIPHAFGVSLGELLKRKAEEGVAVRIMLWDDTTSLHIIKNKGVMDTHDEDALDYFRHSEVVCRLCPRLNNNFPTLFTHHQKTVTVDAPMHNDPSNRELVSFLGGVDLCAGRFDTEEHSLFRTLNTELHRQDFYQTNISGANLQKGGPRAPWHDTHACIMGKAAWDVLTNFEQRWTKQCDPSLLVPATTIENLAPETTCSISAERDWNAQIFRSIDHVSTSQMFRTVTVEKSIHEAYVKAIRRAERFIYIENQYFIGGSNLWERDTNSGCSNLIPIEIALKVANKIKAKERFAVYIVIPMWPEGLPESEPVQDILHWTRQTMAMIYKLIGEAIQESGEPGHPRDYLNFFCLANREEEVKDELAPQSSPQPATHYWNAQKHRRFMVYVHSKLMIVDDTYLLIGSANVNQRSMAGQRDTEIAIGCYQTEDSENQMARGDIHAYRMSLWYEHTRQAEEMFQEPQTLQCVERMRSIGEEMWRIYSSEEVVDMEGVHLVKYPINVKQDGSVGDLGDGHFPDTNTPVRGRRSIFLPPVLTT; translated from the exons ATGGAGGGAAAGAACAGGCTTCTTCACGGGACATTGGAGGCTACCATCTTCCATGCGACAACTTATACGCCGTTTTTCCCACTCAGC TGTATATTAGCATATGGAAGGCCCGTCCACGTGACAATCAAGATAAACAATGAAACAGTAGCCAAGACTAGCGAAAAACGTGATCGTATATGGAATCAAACATTTCGGATCCTCTGTGCTCATCCATTCAATTCAGCCATCACCATCACGATGAGAGCAAGCTGTGTAATCCTGGGAAAGATACATATACAGGCAGATCAGTTACTAAATGAAGCTAGCTTGATTCATGGGGATTTGCCTCTTCAGATGGAAAATGGTCAGCAGAATGAGAAATTGAAACTTCAGCTAATGCTGTGGTTCAAACCAGCAGAGATAGAGCCAAGCTGGTCGAAGATACTTGCTGATGGCAAATTCAGCGGCCTTAGGAATGCCACATTCCCTCAGAGATCGAATTGCCAAGTCACCCTTTATCAAGATGCTCATCATCTCTCTGGGTTCAACCCTCCATTTGGCTTTTGCTGGACTCCGAGGAGGCTCTGGGAGGATATCTTCGAGGCCATTGAAGGTGCAAAGCATCTGATTTACATTGCGAGCTGGTCTCTCAACCCAAACATGGTTCTG GTCCGCAACCCGGAAACGAGCATTCCACATGCTTTTGGAGTTAGTCTAGGCGAATTGCTGAAGCGAAAGGCCGAGGAAGGTGTAGCAGTGAGAATTATGCTTTGGGATGACACAACATCACTGCATATAATCAAGAACAAGGGAGTAATGGACACTCATGATGAAGATGCCCTCGATTACTTTAGGCACTCCGAAGTTGTGTGCAGATTATGCCCTAGATTAAATAACAACTTCCCTACTTTGTTTACTCACCACCAGAAGACTGTTACAGTTGATGCGCCGATGCACAATGATCCAAGCAACCGAGAGCTTGTGAGTTTTCTAGGGGGAGTAGACCTCTGTGCTGGCCGATTTGATACGGAAGAACATTCTTTGTTTCGCACACTCAATACGGAGCTCCACCGCCAGGATTTTTACCAAACAAACATTTCAGGAGCTAACCTTCAAAAAGGCGGGCCAAGGGCACCGTGGCACGACACTCATGCATGTATCATGGGCAAGGCTGCTTGGGATGTGCTGACCAATTTCGAGCAGCGATGGACCAAGCAATGCGACCCTTCTCTGTTAGTTCCCGCCACTACCATAGAGAATCTGGCTCCAGAAACTACTTGCAGCATTTCAGCCGAACGGGATTGGAATGCGCAAATCTTCCGTTCAATTGACCATGTATCGACCAGCCAAATGTTCAGAACTGTTACTGTGGAGAAAAGCATCCATGAAGCTTATGTCAAAGCAATTAGGCGAGCCGAGAGGTTTATATACATCGAGAACCAGTACTTCATAGGTGGCTCAAATCTATGGGAGAGAGACACTAACAGTGGTTGCTCAAATCTAATCCCGATCGAAATTGCTCTGAAGGTGGCAAACAAGATAAAAGCGAAAGAGAGATTCGCCGTATACATAGTGATACCAATGTGGCCAGAAGGATTGCCTGAAAGCGAACCGGTGCAGGACATATTACATTGGACTAGGCAAACCATGGCAATGATCTATAAGTTGATCGGAGAAGCAATTCAAGAAAGCGGCGAACCAGGGCACCCGAGAGATTATTTGAACTTCTTCTGCCTCGcaaacagagaagaagaagttaaaGACGAGTTGGCTCCTCAGTCTTCTCCGCAACCTGCGACGCACTATTGGAATGCTCAGAAGCACAGGAGGTTCATGGTTTATGTTCATTCCAAGCTCATGATAG TGGATGATACCTACCTCTTGATCGGATCCGCAAATGTAAACCAAAGATCGATGGCTGGCCAAAGGGACACGGAGATCGCCATCGGGTGTTACCAGACGGAAGACAGCGAAAACCAGATGGCTCGTGGAGATATACATGCGTACCGTATGTCGCTTTGGTACGAGCACACTAGGCAAGCCGAAGAGATGTTTCAAGAACCTCAGACTTTGCAATGCGTGGAGAGGATGCGCTCCATCGGAGAGGAGATGTGGAGAATCTACAG